DNA sequence from the Hippopotamus amphibius kiboko isolate mHipAmp2 chromosome 1, mHipAmp2.hap2, whole genome shotgun sequence genome:
GACTTGCCCTTACTGAACACTGAAGTGGTCTCCATGGAGGAGAAAGTCTGCCCTCTGAAATAAAATAGGCCTTAACATTATTGCGGCCTCACAAGGAGAAACCTAGTGACGAGATCCAGACAGTGTTGTATGTTCATAGCTGCATCTGCTGATGTTACCATCTTTAAATCATATAAAGACACAAGTAAACACCCTGAGTGATCGGGCCCCCCCGCCTAAAGGATTTAGTAAATCAATGGCTTGGATCATGGGGCTGTTAGTGGAAAAAAAACGTTACCTATTTTGGGAATCATTACCTTGATCTGTGTTTTCTCTTACAAGTGCCCCTATTGCTGCCATGGTGTCTGACTCTGGTGTAGCCAGAGACCCCTCGCTGACCACTCAAGGCACAGccaaaatttattctttaactttGCAGTGTGAGGAGACAAACGTGATCTGTCCTGTGTGTGTTAAGGTCCTTCAGAGTGTTGTACAGTAATTTGGAGCTAATATCTCAAGGTTAATGCCATAGAGTGTATTACTTCTTCCATTCTGTGTGTATCTGTCTGGAACGTCGCATGGTCAGGGATGACTTGGGTGGGGCAGAATTTGTATCTTCCTGAGTCGCTGGACTACATAATACCATCTAATATCATCCTAATCCACCATCATTTCTAACAAatgcttgtttgtttcttcatGTGGTCTGGGCAGATCTCCAGAGGGCAGCATCCATGCAGTATTAGCATGGTGTCACAATATTAGGAATTGCATACCAAACCATGTAATCTGAGTGGTAAAGGGGATTTTCCTTTGAAAGAGACCATGCAGGTAATTTACATTTAAGCAGGTCCAGAACTCAATCAACATTCTCTGCAAAGTCAAGTTAGAAATCTTCCCTAGGGGGACCTTAGCTATAGGGTGAAGACATCTTACATTTTTAAGGACATTTCTGACCAATACACACATATCTGAGCAACTCTGTAAAGAAGAACATTTACTTTCTCCATGtatgtggggatgggggtggagacAATGCAGATTCTCAAACAGAGAGCTTtcctacttcctttttttttttctatttctataaaattccTGCTGAACCACAGCACCCAGTCCTGGCTTCACAGTCTTTGGGGATAGACTGCAGATTTTGCTCTAGGGCCTGAGCTGCATCTATCCCTGAGAGAACTTCTTGCCTTCAACCTCATGTTGCTGTGGCCATTGCTTTTGGTCCTTGGTGGGTAGGATGCTGGAGGAGGATTTGGGGGCAGCCAGGGCAGAACCACCTGTGCCTGGGAATCCCAGAACCTCTTCTTCTGCTGCTGGGATGAGTAGGAATGGGCATCAGCTTCTAACTCAGTACTAATATGTAATATGCAAATAGGTACTGAGCAGAGCAGGGTTCCCAGGAAAAACAAAGGACTGAGTTTCTTTTCCAAATACTGATGCCTTCTCCCTTTGTTTAATAACCATTTTTACTTCGATCTCTAGGAAAATTGGAAAACTTCTGAAAAGAACATCAAAGGAATTTTCTCTTAGGGTAAATTCTAACTCTAGCCCATTTAAATCCTACTCTGCCCCCAACCCCACTTCCACTTCAAGCTTCCATATTTTTGGCTAAACTAGCTTTCCTAGACTTAGATTTGGGAGTGGCTTCAATTCCTGCTAACCAGAGATGAGACTATGGTTTTTGCTGGTTAATAAGACTCTTGTATATGGATGAAAATACAGTACTAGATCTAAATAGGGAAAGGGGAGTTGTGAGAGGACACCTCCATTTCCTTCTTGGCCCTTTCTGGCTTGTGTGTTGCCACTAGGCAGGAAatatgtctcaaaaaaaaaaaaaagtcttaaaaagagcagatggaagaggagaaaataaatcatgaaacTTCTGAGAATTTACCTGCAAAATAACCAACTTCTGTAAGGGAGATGGGCTGTGTTTATAAACTGTTTTGGTCTTACAAAATGAGCTTTCGATTCTGCAAGAGCATTGCTGGtgagtgagggaaggaaggaaagatggaggggAAAACAGGAGGGAAAATAAGTAGAGAAATTGAGGGAGGGAGGATAAAAGGGAAGAGAGGATGGGGGTAGAGGGgagaaggaacagaaggaaaggagaaaaagagaatggtTGGGGAGGTTCTTAGAGGGCTgtaactttttattaaaagatCTTTATTGTGGTCCCGTGGTAACTCTCTGACTTTATTCCCTCACAGCTCCTGTCAGGGTGCAATCAGGTTAGTTactatttatttttgtccttttgtctGGGAATCATACTTATTCTCCCATGGAAGGAAGGTactgcctctccctgcctcttagCTGAGGGTTGCAGGGATTAGGGCCTGGACTGAGATGAAGAGAGCAGGAGGTCAGTGTCTCACCCTAGTCCCCCTTGTCCCAGCCAGGGCAGGAGTGTTCCAGTGTCACATTCATCTTTGTTACCTGTCTGCTTGATGGGTGAAAAATCCTACCCTGACCCTTCAAGGCaatgaattcttttccttttactatTAAGCCCTGGCACAGGAAAGAAGTTCACTGTGAAAGGAAAGCAAACCATGCATTGTACTGTTGGGAAATGTTCTCCTGGTTCTGGTCACAGGAGCTCGACAGACTCCACCAGAAGCACTGGAGGTAgtgatggaaaaatatttatgatagaGAGAAAACCAGTGGGCTAGGGAGATGCTCTGCATAAAATAAGAACTTCCCTCAATCTTTTATTTGGGTTGCAAATGACCCATACCTaacttattttccattctttcttttttttttttttaacttagaattcTAGTGTaatgaaataaagaggaaagcaTGGTTTTATATTAGACTGGAAAGTCacattttcttcttgaatcaTTCCTTTGAGACAGTATTCATTCTAttacagggaggggaagtgataCTTATAAATCTAGTACTTTTATATCTGATGATATAAATTACATTATATCTGATGTAGTTTTAAGCAAGAGTGTTCTTAACACATTAGAGGGTCTCTGGATCAGCCCCATAGGATCCAGTGAACTCGCTGAAATTATGGTAAAATGTGTGCAAATGTATAATTGTACCTTCCTCTAGGGAATGGGTCTGTAAGTAAAATGTCAACGTTAAAGGCCACTTATGGTCCAATCCTTGTTCCAGACTCAGTGTAACCTGGCGTCATCATTTCTTATTCTCTCTAGCCCTGTCATTATTACCAAGTTGGCCACATAAAtcttatttctcaaatatttctttaatcaaATTGACTTCATCTCTATAATCCTCACTGAAAACCTTGCCCAGTCTCAATGTGGAGGAAGAAAACTCTTGGCCTCCAGGGGGGCTGAAGACTTCTTTTTTTATCAATATGTATGCCTCCCACATCAACCCCGACCTCCTAGTCTAATGGTGGAACTTTCAAAGTGGCTAAAAGCTATAGAGTAGTTGTCTCTGAACATATTTGATCACTTTGATCTaacaagaaaaaagttttgaGCATGTACCTTCAATGTATTATGTAGATATAGATCCCTGTAATGATTGTGAATgttgtaaaacacacacaaaaacagaaaattttaatgatGAGAAAATGTTTACTATAATATGAAACTTCTAAAtgctttctctccatttctttatggACCCCActttgaatgtttttaaaaattgaagtatagttgatttgcaattgTCTGGTAGATTTCAGTTttcagcagagtgattcagttatacatatataactgaatatacataacatacatattccttttctttataggttattacaagatactgaatatagttccctgtgctgtacagtaggaccttgttgtttatctattttatatatactagtttgcatctgctaatcccaaactcctaatttatccttctgcctcctttcccttttggtaaccataaatttgttttctatgtctgtgagtctgtttctgttttgtaaataagtccatttgtatcattttttagattctacatataagtgatatcatatgatatttgtctctgtctgacttatttcacttagcatggtaatctctgggtccatccatgttgctgcaaatagaattatttcactcttttttatggccgagtagtattccactgtatatgctGTACTGTATATAAGACATCTTCTtaatccactcatctgtcaatggacattcaggttgcttctacatcttggctattgtgaatagtgctgcaatgaacattggggtgcatgtcatcttttcgaattagagttttcacaGATCCCACTTTGAAGACTGGATCTTGATGCAATGAGAGAAGACCCTGAGAGCTGGCACTCCTTCCCTCCACCATAAACTTGTGACTGGAGGGGTGAGCTGGGCAGATAGCCTAAGCAAACTTTCTCAAGCCCAGTCtctttctccattctgttccttcATGTCTGACCTTGCCTCATTTTACACTGAAGGGGAGAGATCCAAAGTTCAGGCCTGGGATTAAGATTTTTATCAGAACAACAAACATTTTCTCTGCAATTCATCCCAATGTGCTACAATTCCAAATTGATTTTTAaacctgaatttcttttttttaagctatgtttatttttatttatttgattgtgctgggtcttagctgcagcacatgggctccttagttgttgCATGCAAAcatttagttgtggcgtgcatgtAGGATcctgttccctgaccagggaacctgggccccctgcattgagagcatggagttttctccactgagccaccagggaagttcctaaacCTGAATTTCTAGTTCCATTGCCAACTGCAAATTTTCCCTCACAAAAGCCCAAGGCTATAGGGCTGGGCCACAGAGCAGTGTGGTGGCTGGCTCCCCCTTCCTTCTGTAGAAACTTTCAGAGAACAGTCTTCCTGCTCCTCTCCACTGTATTGTTTGCTTTCCCTGCTGGGACAGATCCGAAACACCAAGCTGCTCATTTGCTCTCTGGTGACCACTGTCTTTTAAGAGGAGGCAATGACCTGAACAAGCAGAGGAGCCCACTTCCCTTCTCATAGGAGTCATCCAGAAAATGATTCCCAGATGCCTCTGAAAAAAGCACTCAAGTAGGGAATCCTGAATATTGAAGCTGTAGATCCCAGGGCTGATGTCTCATTGGCCCAGATTGTTTCATCTAGGGAGGATGACAAAGGGAAGGGTTTTGAAATGCATCCCTGGGCTGAGCCTCTAAAGaatgagagaagcagagaaagttaATCGTGGCTGCCACGGGGACCTGAGGTCGCCTTGAATGGATATAAGGGCATGTAAGTGGAATGGTTTTAAATCCATATTTAGTCCAGAAAATTGTTGGCACATGGAAAAATGGGATCAAAACCTTTTTAACAGACCATAAAACTATTAGGATGTGTAGAAGACAAAAGATGCCGCTACATGAAACAGAGCTCATCTTTGCTGAGCAGGGAAGCTAGGAAGGCCAGTAGGTCCCAAGGACCTGTGGCTGCCCAGCTTCTTGTGTATGCGTTTGCACTATCTCTCCCCCTTATGAACAGAAGCCAGCATGCTGGGATGGGGGGCAGCCCTGGCATCACAggtatttttgtatcttttgcaGACTGGCTGAGTATCATTATGCCACACTATGCCTATGAAGGAGACCAGGTGGTGGTGAGATGCTCTGGGAAAGaggataataaaataaagagactGATGTGCCACAAGGATGGATTTTGTATATCCTCTTATAAGAGCTCCTCAAGCTATACTATTTCAAATGCAAGACCCAGTGACAGCGGCTCCTATTATTGTAAAGTGGATAGGAAATTGTTCTTATTTATAGATGTGACAGAAGAAACAAGATCTATATGGCTCACCGTCCAAGGTGAGGATCTCACTGTTTAAGTGGATGAGACTGGGAAGGAGTAGAACCTGTGTGGGAGGACCAGGGGACAGAGCAGAGGAGACCAtgcagggagggagaaatggtaggtggctctggagcctgtgccTCTTTCCTGCTTATTGGGGCTGAGAAGACAGGCGCTTCTCAACAGAGACTCTAGACCTCACTGACTGGTagtctctgttcatttcttccctCCAAAGCTGTTTCCAGCATCTCAGCTGATGGCCTGTCCCTTGCAGCCTACTGAGGGTGACTCAGTAACCCTGTCCTGTGGTACCCAGCACCCTGCAGACAGATCAAGGACCCAGCTTTGTTACTCCTTCTTCAGGGATGGTCACACCCTGAGGTCGGACTGGAGCTCACCAGAGTTTTGGATCTCAGCAATAAGGAAAGACAACTCAGGATATTACTGGTGTGAAGTGATGACAGCATCTCACAGTGTCTCAACGCAGAGTCACCGATCCTACGTGCAAGTGCAGAGTGAGCATCCGTGCTGGGCTGTCAGGCTGGGATGGGTAGAGAAGAACAGTAGCTCCCATTCAGACCTGTGTCCTTCTTTTCAATTGTGCTTCCCCTATCCCTGTGGGTATGGGGGATTCAAAGGCCTATCTGGGCTCTGCTTTATTAACTGCTACCATGGCATCATTTCTTTATAGCTTTGCTCTCCCTGTCAGAAAAACGATGATAATAATCTCTCTCGCGCACGTGCATTTATGTATGCCTAGCACTGAGGTGTGCTCAGtgaaccaaaaaataaagaaatcatggCCTCTGGCTGCAAAGAATGATCCCCAACTAGGAAGCACATTTCACCCAGGTAGAGCAATGAAGGAACAAAGTGatgctggtgaggatggggagaTGCTGATCGTGACAGAAATAACTATAAGAAGGCCCAGCATTTATAAAAAGCTTAGTAAATGCTAAGCGTGAACCCAAGCTGTTGTACTCCATTCAGAACCCCTCTTATGctcagaaatatttgcaaaggggAAGACTTGTAGAAAGTTTACCAAGTACGAGGGAGGCACTGCTCAGAGAAGTTTTATATTTAGTCCTGGcagcaaccctgtgaagtagggtAAAAAGTATCTGTAAAGTGGATActattgtcatccccattttacacatgaggaactGAAAGCACAGAGCTGTTTGTGGCCTGCCCAAGGGAACCCAGCACATAAGTggcacagctgggatttgaacccaggcacccGAGCACCCGTGTATGCCCTTCTAATCACCTTGCTACGTTTCCTATCTCAACCATGCCAGTGGAGAGTGGTACCAATAATAGCTACAATTTGCTGCACATCTCCAGTGTAATGGGTTCTTTCTACATGTATCTTGTTTCATCTTCATGAGAACTCTGTGAAGTTGGTTTGCTTATCCACACTTTACctttgagaaaactgaagattGGAGAGATTAATTGATCTACCAAGATCATGCAACGAATAAGTGGCAGAAGTGAGTCAAGACTCCCCAGCCTAGCCCCGTCCCACCACTCCTGCTGCCCTGAGCTTATTTGGAGATCAGGAGGGAGCAATATCACTACGGACTGTGGTCATTAGCGAGGGCTGATGAGTGTGAAGGAAGGGCAAGTTTGAATTTTTAGAGCATTCAGTAGCAGGGTGATCCTGTCTAAGGGCCCTCAGCATGCACCCTCCCTGATAAAAATACTCCTTTGCCTAAACATTCCACCAGCTCCACCTGCCATACTGCTCAGCAGGTGGTACCAGCCTCCACATCAGCCCCTCATCTGTCCTCTTGTGTTTACACAGGAATCCCCGTGTCTGGAGTGTTCTGGACACCCAGCCCCAGAGGGACCAGGCGATTGAAGGGAAGATGCTGGCCTTTGTCTGCTCTGTGGCTGAAGGCACAGGGGACACCATGTTCTCCTGGCACAGAGAAGACACGAGGCAGAGTCTGGGACAGAAAAGCCAGCGTTCCCAGAGAGTGGAGCTGGAGGTCCCTGTTATCAGGGAGAGCCACGCGGGGGGCGCCTGCTGCACAGCTGACAACGGCTACGGCCTCAACCAGAGCGAGGCGGTGAATGTCACTGTGAGAAGTAAGTAGCACTCTCTTAATTAGCCAGAGAGTCCCAACTGGGGTCCGTTTCCTTCTGCGGCAGTGAGGATATTCCAAGGATGGCAAGGAGCAGGGCCGTGAAgaggttaagaagccacctgaaCATGCTAGGATTGCTACTGCAATGGTGGAAGCGGTGGTGGCAGCGGCAACTGTGGCAGAAGAGCTAAAGGAGGGTGACGAGGGGAGACAGGAGGCACCGCCAGAGGCAGGCTCTCCAGaattcctccccagagcctgtcAGAGCTCCTCGGGAACTGTCTCTGCAGTGTTAGGTCAGGAGGTGTGACAGTGGGAAAGAATCCCCGGGGGCTCGAGGGATACTGTGTGGATACTTGGCTGAGGACGGAGTGGGTTATAAGTCTCTGCCGCCACAAGAGACCCTCTCTGACGGACCGTCCTGCCTTTATCAGCTCCAGTGTCAGGTCCTGTCCTCACCCTCAGTGCTCCTGGGGCCCAGGCCTTCACTGGGGACGTGGTGGAGCTTCGCTGTGAGGACAAGAGAGCATCTCCCCCAATTCTATACCGATTTCATCACGAAAACCTCCCCCTGGGGGGCACCTCGGCGCCTTCTGCAGGACGAGCACCCTTCCACCTCTCCCTGACCACAGAGCATCCTGGGAACTATGCCTGCAAAGCCGACAATGGCCTGGGGGCCCAGCACAGTGAGGCGGTGGCCCTCAACCTCACAGGTAGGACCGGTCCAACGTCGCCTTCCGCAGCACCGGTTGCCATTATGCCAAATCGTGGCTGTGCGTCCTCTCCACGAATGTTCCTCTCCCTCAGGGAATCGGAGTTCCACTAGAGAGCCTGTCAGCTCTGCCAGCCTCTCCTTCTCATTGGTCTGAacaacagcatccctggccttccTATTTCCCTTTCGCTTACATCACCAGATAGGTGTGAAATAGATGCGGTACTAGGATCAAGTCAGCACTGGGAGTGGGTAAGTGAGGCATGGCGAGAGGAGAAAGATAAAGATGATTGTACACTCAGAGCTCTCAGCAAGCACGGAGTTACAACCAAACCTTGCAAATACTTAAGGAAAaactagaaaccatgaacaaaccAGATTCTAGGGTTCAAAACTTTACTaggattaactcatttaatctccatTAACACCtctcattttaccaatgaggaaatgaAATTGAGAATAAGTAACTTGCCCTCAGTCACGCAGCTAATAGGTGCAAAGATGGAACTTTAAGGCTAAGGCTACAGAATTGAAAAATTTTGCTCCTTGCTGCTATTTTAATATGGTGGTTATATAATATTTCCCCTTTAATTTATTATTGTGGAGAAGTGTATTAATAGGTTTCCTAACATGGAACAATCATTGAACTCCTGCTATAAACCCTTCTTAGTTATTATATCATCATAGGTAGCAGCTGCATAcaacttaatatttatttcaaatgtttgca
Encoded proteins:
- the LOC130837338 gene encoding LOW QUALITY PROTEIN: Fc receptor-like protein 2 (The sequence of the model RefSeq protein was modified relative to this genomic sequence to represent the inferred CDS: inserted 1 base in 1 codon), with the protein product MLLWPLLLVLAPVRVQSDWLSIIMPHYAYEGDQVVVRCSGKEDNKIKRLMCHKDGFCISSYKSSSSYTISNARPSDSGSYYCKVDRKLFLFIDVTEETRSIWLTVQELFPASQLMACPLQPTEGDSVTLSCGTQHPADRSRTQLCYSFFRDGHTLRSDWSSPEFWISAIRKDNSGYYWCEVMTASHSVSTQSHRSYVQVQRIPVSGVXLDTQPQRDQAIEGKMLAFVCSVAEGTGDTMFSWHREDTRQSLGQKSQRSQRVELEVPVIRESHAGGACCTADNGYGLNQSEAVNVTVRTPVSGPVLTLSAPGAQAFTGDVVELRCEDKRASPPILYRFHHENLPLGGTSAPSAGRAPFHLSLTTEHPGNYACKADNGLGAQHSEAVALNLTEPPLKIQSMKGPHCCEGQVEVEKEGHWGTVCDDGWDMKAVAVVCRKLGCDTPAGMWYRPVAEEDRPICVQVALCSGTEKALVECEQVEISDCGHDEDAGAVCEGG